From Drosophila subpulchrella strain 33 F10 #4 breed RU33 unplaced genomic scaffold, RU_Dsub_v1.1 Primary Assembly Seq354, whole genome shotgun sequence, the proteins below share one genomic window:
- the LOC119560775 gene encoding uncharacterized protein LOC119560775, with product MGWQLSDFHGLICVLAALGVPSQAQFLPSSGPLQSPYQGAGPRLVLYDLSSGQQLDPLRYLALLRGPRQLPVNGNVVELPQLWQPCSCAELACRCCLGLALGFGGSLDQWLCASLEYSKTDLGLRLSVELNQRTVANFGFSARNPPDYCVPLLLPLPLFSCLRLYDIRALGEGNMQVCLSVVFKVLASQFFEYRFNCLRFGDNGVFFGVGAGV from the coding sequence ATGGGCTGGCAATTGAGCGATTTCCATGGACTGATCTGCGTGCTGGCGGCGCTAGGAGTGCCGTCCCAGGCACAGTTCCTCCCCTCATCTGGGCCCCTGCAGTCTCCGTATCAGGGTGCAGGGCCGCGTCTGGTGCTCTATGACCTGTCCAGTGGCCAGCAGCTGGATCCGCTGCGCTATTTGGCCCTTTTGCGGGGCCCTAGGCAGCTGCCAGTGAACGGGAACGTCGTGGAGCTTCCGCAGTTGTGGCAGCCCTGCTCCTGCGCCGAGCTGGCCTGCCGATGCTGCCTGGGCCTGGCCCTGGGATTCGGCGGTTCCCTCGACCAGTGGCTCTGTGCCTCCCTCGAGTACAGCAAGACGGACCTTGGTCTGCGCCTGAGCGTGGAGCTGAACCAGCGCACAGTGGCCAACTTTGGGTTCTCGGCCCGCAATCCTCCCGACTACTGCGTACCGCTCCTCCTGCCGCTGCCGCTCTTCAGCTGCCTGCGGCTTTACGACATCAGGGCCCTCGGCGAGGGCAACATGCAGGTCTGTCTGTCGGTGGTCTTTAAGGTTCTGGCCAGCCAATTCTTTGAGTACCGGTTCAACTGCCTTCGCTTCGGCGACAACGGAGTGTTTTTCGGCGTAGGAGCTGGTGTCTAG
- the LOC119561117 gene encoding cyclin-G-associated kinase — translation MGEFFKSLNFNYFSSSDGAPSANGAVGGGAAGALGGRLDNDFVGQVVEVAGHRLRIKCVIAEGGYAFVYVAQDLQTGTEYALKRLLGADQQSCTAIINEIGIHKQVSGHGNIVAFIGSSYTAPSSQHGAQYLLLTELCKGGSLVDCFKTNNATIEPSLVLRIFYHMSRAVACLHSQSPPIAHRDIKIENFLIGNDKQIKLCDFGSATKEVLSPTFEWSANQRSMLEDQLNTVTTPMYRAPEMLDTWSNNPIGPKADIWALSCILYFLCYRRHPFEDGGKLRIINANYILPPDPKYQCFRDIIRGCFKVNPVERLDIDMVLERLAAIAETNNWSLKGSLDLHGVPIESLPAESPARKNSVHSEFYTESSSTTPHAASPATIASSSSNGHGRLLSSLRGGAGTLFKNIKDTSTKVMQTMQQSIARNDLDISHITSRILAMPCPSEGFESAYKTNNIEDVRLSLESRFDPNKISIYNFGQHTVPRLPPPVRTVEAGFVYGCAQAHAPNLQGLFTVAADMYNFLNADPKSIVIVQTGDSGGCTAATVICALLMYADLLQEPEDAVQVFAVKRHTINLRPSEFRYLYYFGDILRPTPLLPHYKNTNLVSLCCQPVPRMTKVRDGCRIYMEVYCNETLLLSTLQDYEKMGFHKAGPGKIVLPINLTVCGDVTVVLYHARKGMVRPQGLKICQLQINTGFIPEPETLITFTSQDLDDLPDPEQVTANFSVSLSLTVTDSEILPSRKPPWIPAKPMRSPAALFSSDLEFAEMLDNFVTKPTRPSSPLGPRKSDHSSSPLVLPDVTEIAHEPPTTVPEPSPPIDLLNLNQQPNDAPAADPLTSAKPSTDASFDLLGAFGDDDSTGIGSAPIPDILPPPSLQHPLPKISTDPFDIFGSEDQGYAPSLKKSGGPELPPFVGSLPTFVNKPAVAKTDRSPTQPPKASSDPFADIANLASGLNINFNRSTLSGKSPVGSSPLATQFSSPTHRPSTSSRPQETFIQTLPQQQSQPMGSVRSPPQPQSVPAQSRPDYSRVHFDSQKPVQQGGAGETKSSDIFADILGQQGYSFGSKMSQGPRSINEMRKEDLVKDMDPKKVRIMEWTDGKKNNIRALLCSMHTVLWDNAKWQPCQMSTMVTPVEVKKAYRRACLAVHPDKHNGTENEEIAKLIFMELNNAWTDFENDATQQNMFNA, via the exons ATGGGCGAGTTCTTTAAATCGCTCAACTTCAACTATTTCTCCTCCAGCGATGGAGCTCCATCTGCCAACGGGGCTGTAGGAGGCGGAGCAGCAGGTGCCCTCGGGGGCAGACTGGACAACGACTTCGTGGGCCAGGTCGTCGAGGTGGCTGGCCATAGACTGCGCATCAAGTGTGTTATCGCGGAAG GCGGATACGCCTTTGTGTACGTCGCCCAAGATTTGCAAACTGGAACAGAGTACGCCCTCAAGCGTCTGCTCGGGGCTGATCAGCAGTCATGCACTGCCATTATCAACGAGATCGGGATCCACAAGCAGGTCTCGGGCCACGGAAACATTGTCGCCTTTATAGGCTCCAGTTATACTGCGCCGTCATCGCAACACGGGGCACAGTACCTGCTACTCACAGAACTGTGCAAAG GTGGGTCCTTGGTGGACTGCTTTAAAACAAACAATGCCACCATCGAACCGTCTTTGGTGCTGCGCATCTTTTACCACATGTCGCGGGCCGTGGCCTGCCTGCATTCACAGTCGCCGCCGATCGCCCATCGAGACATAAAG ATCgagaattttttaattggtAACGACAAACAGATCAAGTTGTGTGACTTCGGCTCTGCCACAAAGGAGGTGCTCTCACCTACGTTTGAGTGGAGCGCCAACCAGCGAAGCATGCTAGAAGATCAGCTTAACACCGTGACAACCCCAATGTACCGGGCTCCCGAGATGCTCGATACTTGGTCCAATAACCCAATCGGTCCCAAGGCGGACATCTGGGCTCTTAGCTGCATTCTCTACTTCTTGTGCTACCGCAGACATCCCTTTGAAGATGGCGGCAAACTACGAATCATCAACGCCAATTATATACTTCCTCCGGATCCTAAGTACCAATGTTTCCGCGACATCATAAGGGGCTGTTTCAAAGTGAATCCGGTCGAGCGCCTGGACATTGACATGGTGCTCGAACGCCTGGCAGCCATCGCGGAGACAAATAACTGGTCGCTGAAAGGGTCCTTAGACCTGCATGGAGTTCCTATCGAATCCTTACCGGCTGAAAGTCCCGCTCGAAAAAATTCTGTTCATTCGGAGTTTTACACCGAATCGTCTAGTACGACTCCTCATGCAGCGTCCCCCGCCACAATCGCTTCCTCCTCCAGTAATGGACACGGGAGACTGCTGTCGTCGCTGCGTGGTGGCGCTGGAACGTTGTTTAAAAACATAAAGGATACATCCACCAAAGTGATGCAGACAATGCAGCAATCAATCGCCCGCAACGATCTCGACATCAGCCACATCACCTCTCGGATCCTGGCTATGCCCTGCCCATCTGAGGGATTTGAGTCGGCGTACAAGACGAATAACATCGAAGACGTTCGTTTATCTCTGGAGAGTCGATTTGATCCAAACAAAATAAGCATTTACAACTTTGGCCAACATACAGTGCCGCGACTACCACCACCCGTGCGGACAGTTGAGGCAGGTTTCGTTTATGGGTGCGCACAGGCTCATGCTCCCAATCTGCAG GGTCTGTTTACCGTAGCAGCagacatgtacaattttcTTAACGCGGATCCAAAATCGATTGTGATCGTGCAGACAGGAGACTCGGGTGGGTGCACTGCCGCCACCGTCATCTGCGCGTTACTCATGTATGCAGATTTGCTGCAGGAGCCGGAAGACGCTGTGCAGGTTTTCGCCGTTAAGCGCCACACCATTAACCTGCGCCCCTCTGAGTTCCGCTACCTGTACTACTTTGGTGACATCCTTCGGCCTACTCCCCTGCTGCCACACTACAAGAACACAAATCTGGTGTCGCTTTGTTGCCAGCCCGTTCCCAGAATGACCAAGGTACGCGACGGCTGTCGAATTTACATGGAAGTATACTGTAACGAGACCTTGTTGCTAAGCACACTGCAGGACTATGAAAAAATGGG ATTTCATAAAGCTGGCCCGGGAAAAATAGTGCTGCCGATCAATTTAACCGTCTGTGGTGATGTGACTGTTGTGCTGTACCACGCCCGAAAGGGAATGGTGCGACCACAAGGCCTAAAAATATGTCAGCTTCAAATAAACACGGGGTTTATTCCCGAACCAGAAACGCTAATTACGTTTACGAGCCAAGACCTGGACGACCTGCCAGATCCCGAGCAAGTGACCGCAAACTTCAGCGTATCGCTCTCGCTGACTGTGACTGACTCCGAAATCCTTCCCAGCCGTAAGCCGCCATGGATACCAGCCAAGCCCATGCGATCGCCAGCCGCTTTGTTCAGCTCGGACCTGGAGTTCGCAGAAATGCTGGACAATTTCG TTACCAAGCCCACGCGTCCATCCTCACCGCTGGGGCCTCGGAAGAGCGATCACTCGAGCTCTCCGCTCGTGTTGCCCGATGTCACAGAGATTGCCCACGAACCTCCGACGACTGTGCCAGAGCCCTCTCCGCCTATCGACCTGCTGAACCTAAACCAGCAGCCTAATGACGCACCAGCAGCGGATCCTTTAACCAGCGCCAAGCCCAGCACAGATGCCAGCTTTGACTTGTTAGGAGCCTTTGGCGATGATGACTCAACGGGCATAGGCTCAGCGCCCATTCCCGACATACTTCCACCACCGTCACTTCAGCACCCGCTGCCGAAAATCAGCACTGACCCTTTCGACATTTTTGGCTCTGAAGACCAAGGCTATGCGCCCAGCCTAAAGAAATCGGGCGGGCCAGAGCTGCCACCTTTTGTTGGCTCCTTACCAACTTTTGTTAATAAGCCAGCGGTGGCTAAAACTGATCGCTCACCAACCCAGCCGCCCAAGGCATCTTCAGATCCCTTTGCTGACATCGCCAACTTGGCTTCAGGACTCAACATAAACTTTAACCGGAGCACTCTGAGTGGAAAGTCTCCTGTTGGCAGCAGTCCCCTCGCGACGCAATTCTCTAGCCCCACTCACCGGCCGTCCACATCCTCGAGACCCCAAGAAACCTTCATCCAGACACTTCCACAACAGCAGAGTCAGCCTATGGGGTCTGTCAGATCACCGCCGCAACCACAGTCGGTACCTGCTCAATCGCGACCAGACTACAGTCGGGTCCACTTCGATTCACAGAAGCCAGTGCAGCAAGGTGGTGCTGGTGAAACCAAGAGCTCCGATATATTTGCAGACATTCTAGGCCAACAAGGCTACTCCTTCGGCAGCAAAATGAGCCAAGGTCCGCGGTCCATCAATGAAATGCGCAAGGAAGATTTGGTTAAGGATATGGACCCCAAAAAAGTTCGGATTATGGAATGG ACCGATGGTAAAAAAAACAACATCCGTGCGCTTCTGTGCTCTATGCACACAGTGCTGTGGGACAACGCAAAGTGGCAGCCCTGCCAGATGTCCACCATGGTGACCCCGGTTGAGGTCAAGAAGGCATACCGTCGCGCCTGCCTAGCAGTGCATCCTGACAAG CACAATGGGACAGAGAACGAGGAGATTGCCAAGCTCATTTTTATGGAACTGAACAATGCATGGACAGATTTCGAAAACGATGCCACGCAGCAAAATATGTTCAATGCGTAA